The genomic interval AGATGATGGGGCATATTATTCATTCTTGATTGCAAATATATTCCTCATATGGATGGCATTAACTACTGCATGATGATTTATTGAGAATAGATCATACTAAATAAATACAgctcatttaaaaattatcattactCCTGAACTCTTCTTTGGTTTCCACCTCATCAATATATAATGAAGTTTTTAAGAATGAGAGAAATAATGATACAAGATGAGCAATTAATTGTCTATTAGAATGCTTCTTAAGACTAATTAATGCATATATACTTAAGGTAcgtatctctctctctctattttattttttaaaagacaattattttaaataatataatttttatttgagaatttaaatgCAAAAGACTATATTCTACAAATGGATATTAAGGGAAACAAATGACCTATGTTTAAGAATGGCAACATATGAAAAATGATTGCATAAGCTATCTAGTTGCATGTATGAATGTTGAATGCTGCTGTATTCATAGAATGTGTTGATGACTTGAGAGAACAAAGTcagataattattaaacatacaGTACAGACAATGAAGTTGTCAAAAGCAAAAATTTATCCATGATCCAAAAGCTTATAAACTACCAGTTTCAGAGATTCATCAAGCCAAGCCGCTAGGAGCTCggttcggaaaaaaaaaaaaacttgttcatTAAGCAAACGAGTCCAACATGAATCTGACTTTCAAGCTTGAGTAGCTAATCAAATTAAGCTCGAGCCTCATACTACTCGACTCATCAAGGCTCACGAGCTTACTAAATGAGTTCACTCACGAGCCAATTCATTAATCATGATCTAATAATACTAAatgaaacataaatattaatattaatataaatttgattatatgtataatgaatttcaatataaaaaataatattgaaattagtTGAAAGAAACATTGAGAATGTTAAGAAGCATAAATCATGTAATATACTttcatttacttgcccttaaagagagtttttcaattttaagtAAGCTCACGAGCGGGAGGCTTGTGAGTTGTTATGCAGAGCTCACGAGTCTTAAAAAGAGCCGAGTAGTGTGAGACTCGTGCTTGGCTCGATTAGCTATTCAAACTCGAACTAGGCTTGTTTGCTCAAAGAGCGAGGGTTTTTCTAGAATTGAGCTCTGAGTAGCTCACGAACAACTTGGCTCTTTGGCAGCCCtacatatgatttttttggcTCAAATATTTTTGAGCCGagctcaaatcgagcctgagCTAAGTTTTTACAAATTCGAGACAAGCTTGAGCTTAGAATTTCGAGCTCAAGTTTACAAACAATTCTGCCAAGCCAAGCTTAAACACTTCAAAGCTCTACTCAACTCAGCTTCATTGCACCCCTAGGACCATAATGGGTATAAGCTTCATCTAAATTATTTCTGTAAAGCATCAAACTAGAAAGCAAAAAAATTGACACTAATGAGCAGCTGATGTTTGTCATGACTCATGCATTAGGTTTCAGTAATTGATAACTGAATCAGAAATCAATATTGAAAGGTAACAAAAAGGTAGGGATGCAAAACCACATAACATCATTTGCAGGCACATCAGAGACAGCTTACTTGAAAAGGTCCTGGTCCTGGAATGCATGAAAAACTATCTACAGAAGTGACACGCCTGGTTTATGACAGGTAACCTTAATATTTCCAAATGATACCATCATATCATAGACAAGCAGAGTAGGACTTAAATAGCTCTCAAATGTATAAAAGTGAAACCAGTTATCTAAAAATTGTTCAAACTAAATGAACTTGTGCTGATCAATGAATGGATAGGAAACCAGATGGCTAGGAAACCaaatgaaagagagagagaacataCCTGATTCAAATACTCCAGGCAATCAAGTTCTCAATAATTGTTCCTAACATGAGGCAAAAATGAGAGTCAAACATAGCAAATTCGAAAGGACTATTTCTTACTTTGAAGTTTAACGCCAGGACCAAAGCGTTAACTAACAAACATTCTTTTTTTGAAGCACCAATCACAGCCACTCATAACATAATAACATGTCTCTACAATGAAACCATAACATAGCACGGTGATTTGTCTGTGTGGTAAAAagcatttttcttatttgaaagAAATACATCCGGCTGCAATTTGgttgtattaaaaaaaagaacacttGTATTTTTCAATCGTTAGATCAtctcaaagagaaaaaaaagatatgatATTAAATCTCGAATAAAAGATGATATTCATCTATTTGGAAACTAGATAAGAATTTAGACTTACAACAAACTTTAATCTGATTCTATATTAGTGGTCAACCATCTATGGAAGTACAGAAAACAAAAGTTCACATGAACCAGCAGAACCATGTAAATAGGCAACAAAAAGGAGTGGACATAAAATGTGAAGTGGCCGGATCATTTAAGAGGTAAAGAAGTGAGCATACAAGTACAGAATACAACTTGAGAAAAATGTGTGCATAACTTAAACACCAACACCTAGCAGAAACACACTAAGTTAACTGAACTACAGCACTAAATAGCAAACAAATGAGAAAAGTTCATTCCTATCACCTGGACCTATTTTGAACCAGAACACTAAATCTACAGCTCAACAAGCTAGATGTGCTAGAGATGGTTATGCTAATAATGTGATCAGATCATCAGCCACATCTTATATGAAAGCTGCAGTTTTTGAAGTGATAATATCATTCCTCATACTCCAAATCatataaaacagaaaaaaattcGATCAAAACATCACTCTGAGTCACTTGAAGCCTGACAAAGCGGGTAGGTAATATGTGTCTAGCTGCCAGTATTTATGTTTAACACCTTCCCACACTTCCTCTGCCAAGCAATCCTTGAGGGGCAATGGAATAAATTGTGTGGAGTAACCCAAATTTccatttatctatatatatatatatatatatatttctttttctttttcttacaagCAAAGCTAAAAGAAAGACTCAACCAAATTATGCATGGCAGGATTATCACAATTGAGGAAACAATGATGAAAACTTTTGTCATAAGAGCCATAATTCATCTCAAATTAAGCACAACATATCACATGGCATGAGGTGTCCATGTTGCAAAAGAGCTGGTAGAAGTCGCTGTAAGTACATTAATCTTATTTGCATATTTGCCAAGCATTAACAGGATATAAAGAATACATAGACGAAACAAAAGAATGCAAAACATAAACTTTCATAAAGAAGTGGAAACATCTAGGAGTAGAGAACAGCATCAATTGATATAGTTTGAACATACCCAATAATCTACACATGGCACCATGTGAAACAGAACTGATGGACAATAAAAGCTATCCAGTCATCACTGAACATATATTACCATTGTTCTCACCTGTACGCAAGACCGCAGCCACTGATCAGATAACATAGTATATAAGAAATACCATGAGACTCCGGCGATGAAAGAACCTGCATCATGTACAGTGGAGAAAGAATGCATCAAGTTTCATATATTATTCACTACCCTGTTGAGCAGTGACATTTCAATTGAGTAACTCATAGAAATGATTGAACTAAAAACTTTCTGTTTTGTCACAAAGGCAGAATCATTAAGAAAGAGACCTGTGCATTtctgagaaattaaaaaaactaatggcAAGAAGGTTTACAAATTATAAGCTCCAATATCAATTATCTGAGAACTAGTAACAAGAACTCTACACAGCGAGGCAAAGGATTTGACCCTCTGGCCAGAGTTTCCACTGGGTACAATAATAAGAATGGATCAGACTCCTGAAAAATGGTTGAAGACATTGACTCCCCCATACATGACATTAGTAATTCGTCCTTCTTAACAATGGCTAATGTTGATTGAAGGGTAATGTGGACAGGGTCTTGATTGCATTTCGTTTCTCACCATCAAAGTCCAAAACATATGCAATTTGCCCAACAAGTTATTCACTGTTTGCAGTTTGTTGACTGCATTACCAATGAATGGAGAAAGTATGTACAGGAATATGTAATGttcaaatcaaccaataaaGACAGATTATGGGTTATGGCTTACCCAGCCATGACATTATTAGAGGGTACCATTCAAATGTTTTCCAAAAAGCTAAAAGAAAAAAGCATTCAAAGAAGATTATTTTAGAGCAATTGGTTGACCCTGCTCAACAGTTAAAAACTATGCAggaaagtaagggaaatttaGTGCCTGCAGAAATTCTGTATAAACATGGGTTTTGGGAAACTAAAGCTATGGTTTATCAACATAGAAGTGAGGAAATCATTTCTTGCTGTTCTTCTACAAAACAAGTAGAAATGAGCTTCATTGCTCAAGAATCAAAGCATAAACTGCATGAAGCAGGTTATCCCTTGATTCACATTGGTTTAATCTTAATAGGAATCCATTCACTCCATCGTAATGATTATGGTTCCAAAGTTATGGTTGCATTGGTAGATTCATCTGACAATATTCCAGACAAAGCCACAATTGGCTCCATGGAAGTAGATATGTCAAAAGGAGTAGAAATCTGTTATTTAGCTCCTAACATGTTAATCAGTGTTAGGGATTTctgcaaattttttaaattaattataaagacAAAATGATATGATTCTATGCAGGATAGAGAAAATTTGTTAATCTCAAAAGCTTTGGTAGGACGTCTAGGAAATTCATCTGCCACAGCCTATAAACTTACTATCCAAAATGTCCTTCAGCATTTAGAAACAAAAGGCATAAGggaaattcaaggaaaaattaTCTCTCCATCCTTATTAGAAGGAACAGACTGGTCTATAGATCTTACTCCTAAGACTAAGATCCCTACTGGCATTCATTATTGGCCAACAGACAAACATACTTCATCCTTTCGATTCACTAATTATGAATCAAATCCTtcagcttcttcttctcaacCTAAAATAAAGGATACAGATGAACCTGAAGAACATGCTTATTGTCTTATGATAAATGATTATGGTTTCAACTCAGATTATAGTTTTTCGAGTCTTTCCAAGCCATTTTCATTCAATTCATCTAGGGAGAGGCCATTGATctccataaaaaattaatgatttatttaattaacatactttggatataaattatttcttaataatAACACTTTTAACAgtcaaagaaaaacaatcaatagATAGATCTAAAattaacaagaataaaacacacaattcaataaataaaaaaaaacctctacAAATCCAGTACTTGTAGTAGTTTAGTAGATAATAATACCAATGCCAAAGAAAGGCTGTTAAAAATTATCAACTCTAGCTTTCTATAGCCATTTAAGCTCAGAGAAACTGGTATCTAATTAGGTTTTCAATCCATCAAACAActtgagaggaaaaaaaaggcAGGATGGGAACTAGGATTCTCAGCTCTTCAATAGAGAAATCAAGCACTAGGAATGAGAACCCTAAAATTCCCTTAATGATCGAACTCCTCAAAGATACTAGAGCTAGAGCCTAACtcgaaaaatcaaaatcaaaccatGTATACACATTAAATTTGCTGAAATCTCTAACtcgaaaaatcaaaatcaaagcattgaagaagaagaataagtacCGAGCTAGAGCCTCCGGATCGGAAGGGAACCAAGTGCTCCGAAGCGCAGCCTGACGATCAGCGGATCCAAACCCCGTCTGCACCCCGACGAAACCCAGCAGCTTCGGCCGATCCTCCAACCCAGCACCGCCACCAACGCTAGATCTTGACCGGAAGTTCCTAAGCGTGTCCTCGGGGGGCGAAGGAGCACGACAATGGCGAAGACGATCCCGATGGCACCGACAAAGAAGAACACGCCGGAGATAAGCAAAGAGAGGGAGATGCGCGGCGGCGACGGCGGCACGGCGGCAGGGGTACTTCGAGGGATCCATTGAAGAGAGGCAAcatgaagaagagaagcaagCTTATTAAGACATTTTTATTTGACATAAGATTAGCTTATTAAgcagttttttaaatttatttatttatatataattttgcacataattttataagactctatgaaagaaaaaactaaagtttatataaattttagtctaaactaattataatcatttcaaatatttcaatactttgatataaataatttctcatggaataagtattaattatttgagatgATAACATGACATTAATagcaagcaataatatattaatttttaaatccgtttctaatccctttttattagaaacggattcgaaacggatatttttttaatatttaataatatttaaataatatattaatttttaaatccgtttctagtccctttttattagaaacggattagaaacggatatttttttaatatttaataatatttaaataatatattaatttttaaatccgtttctagtccctttctaatagaaacggattagaaacggatattttttctaatagaaacggattagaaacggatatttttaatatttaatgatatttaaataatatattaatttttaaatccgtttctagtccctttctaatagaaagggattagaaacggatattttttaatatttaatgatatttaaataatatattaatttttaaatccgtttctagtccctttctaatagaaacggattagaaacggatatttttaatatttaatgatatttaaataatatattaatttttaaatccgtttctagtccctttctaatagaaagggattagaaacggatattttttaataattaatgatatttaaataatatattaatttttaaatccgtttctagtccatTTCTATTAAAAACGGAGTAGAAAcggatagtttttaaaattttaataaatcatatttttaaatgcctgtttgtaagccgttgttattaaaatcatatttaaaatgattgttATTCCGTTGTTAATCTGTTGCGAATTCAAACAgaataaattccgtttctaatattctgtttttaaaatgtaactttcttgtagtgtataTGTAAGTAATCCTACATCCAAGCCAGATTAACTTCTTTATGGTTTTATTCTCCTTCtagttatatacatatatgtgatGAAGGCAATGGACAAAGAAGGGAATGAAGGAAATAAGAACTTATTTATGTGTCTATGATATTTGTCTATATAAGTGAGAAGAGTGTCTATATatcataaaccatataaaagaTGCAATCAATTTTCATGTAaatgataaaacaagaaaaaggagaagaaagaagatggcCAATTCTATTCTTTAATTAGTGTCTTTTGAGAGTGACCATCTTCTAACTAGCTAGTGCCTCAAGAATCTTCTTCATTAGTGGTTGTAAAACATCTTGTGATAAAGGCTTTAGAGCATCCcacaaagaaaccaagaaagagagagagagagagtgagatcTAACATACCATAGAACCACATTAACACTCATACACAAAGACATTCTAATATCATTCCATACTACATAGTTTCACAAATCAATGGTTATATATGTGTatgaatataaattataaagtcAAGGCCGCAATAACCAAACGGTAAAATATTTGACTTCCTCTGAATTCACGTATAGTTGACAAGTATATCCTCAACTAATAACAACTGGAAGTTAGTaatacattcaagattaataacaaccaaaaagataaggaaaaaaacaaattcaatattAGATTACTTTTAAGAatgatatgaaatttttttaagtgcttttttctcccaaatcctgcatgcatatatatatataaaacaaccTTACTTGGATTTTTTTCAATACTCGAAACTAGGTAATCAGCATACTAAAGCCGGATATGTCAAAACTATTATCAAGTGCATGAAAATAGGACATTAAATTAAAGCATATACATAGCAAGTAAAGCACTAATCATACCcaataaatacaatttaaaaaaaccccaaatcaTGGCTGAAATGAACAGTTAGCATCATACCAAAAGAGCAATATTGATATATTTCTTGGAGAGACATGTAAATATCAATAGAGAttctaacaaaatattaatggtGTGGGTATCATATATTAAGAATGAATTCTTTCCCATAagcaaggaaaacaaagatgagatataatgagaaaaagatgaataaaaagaaaaacaagcaaaCATGGAGAATTTGGACTCAAAACATGGTGTTTGAGCTGTCTATTGGGTccaaaagtactttttttaGTCCACAAAATGGAGCAGCTTTTTTCCTTACTCTCTGTTcattttcaagagaaaaaaaacagaaagaaaaagaaaaagaaaaagaaaagaaggaaaaggcaCCAACTTTGCTCAACTTTAACATGGAGTAGGGGTTGGCATGCATGGATGTGAGGCCACCTTTCTTTCATTGCTTGGCTTCTTCTTGTCTTGTGCTTACTTGGCCTACATCATAACATTTTCTCAAGTCTTTCCCATGCTTTGAAAATGGCATCCTTTCATACTTTTCCTACTCAAAAACACTCATTTGAGGCACATGTTTGGTGGAAAAAGTTTCcatgatgaagaaaatcaagGCAGGTATTGTTTGATATAATGAATTGATATTAGTTGTtgttttcaatatattattttcaatagttatttatatatacacacatcacCCTCAAGGCATGTTACTAAACTCTCTATTAGTTTATTATCTGTTAATAAATTAGCTAATTTAGGACATCATGTAACTTTTATTAATGCTGCtgctttttattttgtgtaagATTTACAAACAACTTTAGAGGTTAAGATAGGTGGTAGAGCTTATAGTTTATTATCTATCATTAAATTAACTGGTTTAAGACATCATATAacttttactattattttttatattgtgaGAGAGATGGTCAAATTTCTAATTTGTGTAATTTTGATCATCTTTACATCCAGTATTTATTTACTACTTCTAAAACATCttcattcatctttttttttcattttttttttgggaactCTTAACACATATTGTTTGTATCATATCATTGATTAAATTATTGACTTATATCACagtttcatatttaaataataagtgAAATTTAAGTCATTTAGTAAGATTTTTACCTGATCAACTCCATCAATATCTAGTAATATATTACACACATATGTAACCCCAATAATTTAACATgtattaaaagttaaaaaaaaataatatttttactagTTTGTTTATTAGTTACAAAAATATATCTGCAAGAAATAGTttaatgatataaattaaaggtGAAAATATACTTTGGATCTTTGAAACAATATCCTTATATTTACTTTGGTTATTCAAAGTAAAGATTCAGGAATAATCTCCAAACAAACCGGAAAAAACTGTagttcttatttaattttttaaatatttacatcaattttaaaaaaacttaaaaattaaaataacaaatagatATGCAaccaaaatattttcaaaattaaaaaaaaaaatgaagatctGTAAATTAAggcatcatttttattatttaatttattttgatgtgaAAACATATatgtaacaaataataaaatagtgaaaataaaataaatatttatatctatttGAGTTTGGTCtggtttttaaacttttaaaagacttttttttcataaaattaataatctcttacttcaaaaaggagaaaaagagtTGCCATCTTTCTCTTTGCAAATATTAAAGTCGTAGAAACATacgtatgtatatattttgatgaaatatgaACGAGCATGAGTGaagtaaacataaaattaatatcttaacacaagtgtttttttactttgtgtGAGTTGAGATTTCAAACTTatcattttgataaaatatgaaatattttatatcaaaaatttcaataccaatagataaaaaattattaacaaaataaaaaaatatatatatatatatatattaaaaataataaaaagaacaatagATTCGcaatggtgatggtgatgaagaagaggaggGTTGTAAAAGGGAAAAGGGAGCACATTGCATTGGAAAAGGGAATGAAAGGAAGAGGAGAGGAGGGACTTATGATTGGAAAAGAGTAGTAGTAGCAATTGTAGTAGGAATAGTAGCAGTTGGTAGTAGAGAGGGGGACAGCATGGCTGGTGCTCACATGGAATTGGATTTTGTGGCCTTTGCCTTTAGATTTTGttctcaatcatcatcatcatctcttatCTTTCTCATTCACAAGCACACATGCACTGTGTTTATTCAATCCCAAGCAATAAGAATAATAACATCATTAACATGATGAGGTTAATCTTAAATGAAGCATGATCACTATAACCGTTTTATCTATTGACATCAGGTCCTCAGGTGTGTTGTAGAATTTATATTGGTAGTATTTACGTGTGTTCATCCCAGACACATAACTTAATCCACATTTACATTTACTTAACTTCATGATAATGTTATATTGTTggaatttattttatgaaaaaaatttagaatggaggacattttttttatttaatgtttttttattgattatagatgtttgttaatattaatatttataaaaaatttatttgttaaatattgtaaaaaaagatTGGTATGATAATTTTGGGTGTAAATTTGGTTTGTGTCATGAAATTTCAAACTACTATTTGCTAGCAATATTTTGTAGAAAATGAAAGCTTGTTGGGACCTTGCAAGCAGGACCAAACAAGCTGCTTGTCCATAAATCACTGTATtataaatgatgatgattattattattattattatatatgtatatcagtatctgtacatatataattataatttctaTGAAACTTTCctccataaatacatataatatattgatttaataaataaatatcatacacaaattttgtgagacaCCCTAATTTTACACTCAAACTTTTTTAGGTAGGGTGACAAGCGTCAAACCTCAGGGGCGTACGTGGGGCAGGAGTATCGCCGTCACATCCTCACCCTCTGGAAAGCGGGGAGCGCGGTTTATGGGAATCGACAAGCGCCAACCCGTTGGTTTTTACACTCAAACTTATTACATTAGTCTTATTttatatgagatatatatattttaaaaatttttatatatatatattcaaatgtaacttatttatttatttatttatgacaaaaacatatatgtatTAATGTATGTACATGAAgttaatatttcaatatatcTGCATTTTTAATCTGCATAAATTAAGATTGGAATCCGTTTCTctgacaaaaataataatactctaTACAAAAGACTTAGgtgttgtttggatcagcttataGCTGACCCAAAAGCACTTGTTTATAAGCTTAAGCCTTATGAGGGTTTTATATACTGTGTTTGGATACTTTCTGAATAAAAGTTCAGTCTGCGAAATAAAGTTTCAAATACgaaatctttattttataatcGCCAAACACTCAGCTTTATGGAAATAAAGTTCGTTGTTGATGTTCTATTTTGGTTAAGTGCATTTACTAAAATGCCTTCATCAATCCATAAAAGGGCagtatttttagtaattttgttgtaaaaagtaatttttaaataaacatacaaaCATTTTCACAACTACTGATGTTGCTTTTCAAAACTAATACATCCGAAACGAAAATATCGACAAATGACTTTAAGttattcaaaagataaaaagtcttcacaaaatttaaaaaaaacactttttttaaaagccaatccaaacaatcCCTTAATGTTAGTAGATGA from Dioscorea cayenensis subsp. rotundata cultivar TDr96_F1 chromosome 7, TDr96_F1_v2_PseudoChromosome.rev07_lg8_w22 25.fasta, whole genome shotgun sequence carries:
- the LOC120265784 gene encoding probable beta-1,3-galactosyltransferase 14, whose product is MDPSKYPCRRAAVAAAHLPLFAYLRRVLLCRCHRDRLRHCRAPSPPEDTLRNFRSRSSVGGGAGLEDRPKLLGFVGVQTGFGSADRQAALRSTWFPSDPEALARFFHRRSLMVFLIYYVI